The segment TGAAGCTAACACAATCCCATAAATCTACTTTATTTTTCTCAGCAAGTTATATGATTGCTAAGTTTGACATGTGAATCATATAAGCTTATGTTGTTTTTGATTCCTTTTTTCCCCTCCTGCAGAATAACAAATAGATCTAAAAAAGCAAATCATCTGAATAcaagtgaaagaaaaaaacaaaaggcatTTCACGCTTTTTGAATAAGGGAACTAGACTCACACGATGGCTCCTGGAGGCAGTGCTTTGAAAGAAGTCCTTGAATCCACTTCAACGGGAATGGACTACGAGGTCAAAATGGCGAAAGTGGAAtctaataatagtaataataacaAACCTACAAAGTCAGGGAGTGGGAAGTACGGGATGCATTCGAACAATGGTGTTTACGAGCTTCTTGAATGTCCAGTGTGCACAAATCTAATGTACCCTCCAATTCATCAggtttgtctctctctctctctcacttcgATCTCTCTTTTTTGTAATTGCAAAGCTTTAacgttttgtttttaaattctaCAGTGTCCGAACGGCCACACCTTATGTTCAAACTGCAAAGCGAGAGTGCAGAACACTTGTCCTACGTGTCGCTACGAGCTTGGCAACATAAGATGCTTAGCTCTCGAGAAAGTTGCGGAGTCCTTGGAAGTTCCGTGCCGGTACCAGAGTTTGGGGTGTCATGACATTTTCCCTTACTACAGCAAGCTTAAGCACGAGCAGCACTGCAGGTTTAGGCCTTACGCTTGCCCTTATGCTGGCTCTGAGTGCTCGGTTACGGGTGATATCACCACGCTGGTTGTTCATCTGAAAGATGACCATAAAGTGGATATGCATGACGGATGCACTTTCAACCACCGTTATGTTAAGTCAAATCCACATGAAGTCGAGAATGCTACATGGATGCTTACGGTAAATAACATTCTTGTTTCAATATGTTGTAGTTGTCCAGAGCTGTCTAATAGCATTTGCAAGTGGAACGGTAGAACAGAATCCAAATCTAAGAAAAATTacgatttttcaaaaataattatataaattataatcttaaacTTGAACTTTTAGGGATACTAAtaaattagaattttaaaagaaactTCAAATGTATATAGATAACTTTAAAAACTACTTcattatattgttaaaatatacagttaa is part of the Raphanus sativus cultivar WK10039 chromosome 5, ASM80110v3, whole genome shotgun sequence genome and harbors:
- the LOC108856696 gene encoding E3 ubiquitin-protein ligase SINAT2 — protein: MAPGGSALKEVLESTSTGMDYEVKMAKVESNNSNNNKPTKSGSGKYGMHSNNGVYELLECPVCTNLMYPPIHQCPNGHTLCSNCKARVQNTCPTCRYELGNIRCLALEKVAESLEVPCRYQSLGCHDIFPYYSKLKHEQHCRFRPYACPYAGSECSVTGDITTLVVHLKDDHKVDMHDGCTFNHRYVKSNPHEVENATWMLTVFNCFGRQFCLHFEAFQLGMAPVYMAFLRFMGDENEAKKFSYSLEVGAHGRKLTWQGIPRSIRDSHRKVRDSQDGLIIPRNLALYFSGGDRQELKLRVTGRIWKEE